Proteins co-encoded in one Aspergillus luchuensis IFO 4308 DNA, chromosome 6, nearly complete sequence genomic window:
- a CDS encoding inositol phosphorylceramide synthase regulatory subunit KEI1 (COG:S;~EggNog:ENOG410PMAG;~InterPro:IPR013862;~PFAM:PF08552;~TransMembrane:4 (i16-38o58-78i90-114o173-194i);~go_function: GO:0070917 - inositol phosphoceramide synthase regulator activity [Evidence IEA];~go_process: GO:0006673 - inositol phosphoceramide metabolic process [Evidence IEA]), producing the protein MGLSTRLFRIPRPETFLYVMSLQTGASLITLSLLLNKISGLYGLLALLTGYHLSPVQLSMYIYSLLALGLTALLFPHIRKQTPLQCLALAWLYVLDSLINAAYTAAFGVTWFLVVSQHYDNGSASGPGGETIAQTAGFTSPKYDTTTTESGHYARRPDALGNAVAQPESFQSIFVICCLWVIRIYFVFVMLAFARQALRLYVAVPRHTQLPTHSRNTSIASVASIADIDREPFSPYSPDGQGWQGKLGRIMISIGRNYWLGEDEEGGNWMATLGRRFRARAEDTELPGPLERERRRRSGTGPPQPSQSAFQAVALQQPIHEQAPGMNVKMNGWTESR; encoded by the exons ATGGGTTTATCAACCCGTCTCTTCCGCATCCCGCGGCCAGAG ACCTTCCTCTATGTTATGAGCCTCCAAACCGGAGCTTCCTTGATCACTCTCTCCTTACTCCTCAACAAAATTAGCGGACTCTATGGCTTGCTCGCCCTGTTGACCGGCTACCACCTCTCCCCGGTGCAGCTGTCCATGTACATTtactccctcctcgccctcggccTCACAGCTCTGCTCTTCCCGCACATCCGGAAACAAACGCCACTACAATGCCTCGCGCTCGCTTGGCTCTATGTCTTGGACAGCCTGATCAATGCCGCCTATACTGCAGCTTTCGGTGTGACCTGGTTCCTAGTCGTGTCTCAGCATTACGACAACGGCAGCGCCTCGGGACCGGGTGGTGAGACCATCGCCCAGACCGCTGGCTTCACCAGCCCCAAGTAcgacaccaccacaacagaGAGCGGTCACTACGCAAGGAGACCGGATGCTCTCGGAAACGCTGTGGCACAGCCCGAAAGCTTCCAAAGCATCTTTGTCATTTGCTGTCTCTGGGTTATTCGCATCTACTTCGTTTTCGTCATGCTCGCTTTTGCTCGTCAGGCCCTCCGTCTCTACGTCGCCGTCCCTCGCCACACCCAGCTCCCAACCCACAGCCGTAATACCTCCATCGCAAGCGTCGCCAGTATTGCAGACATTGACCGGGAGCCTTTCTCCCCGTATAGCCCTGATGGCCAAGGTTGGCAAGGAAAGCTCGGGCGCATCATGATCAGCATCGGTCGCAACTACTGGCtcggcgaggatgaagaaggcggaaACTGGATGGCCACCCTTGGCCGCCGTTTCCGCGCTCGTGCGGAAGACACCGAACTTCCCGGCCCTCTCGAGCGGGAGAGAAGGCGTCGCTCGGGAACCGGAcctccccaaccctcccAGTCCGCTTTTCAAGCCGTAGCCTTACAACAACCGATCCATGAACAGGCCCCAGGAATGAACGTCAAGATGAACGGTTGGACCGAGAGCAGGTAA